One stretch of Agelaius phoeniceus isolate bAgePho1 chromosome W unlocalized genomic scaffold, bAgePho1.hap1 SUPER_W_unloc_2, whole genome shotgun sequence DNA includes these proteins:
- the LOC143692748 gene encoding olfactory receptor 14C36-like, whose product MSNSSCIRHFLLLALEDTWQLQLLHFCLLLGISLAALLGNGLIISAVACGHHLHTPMFFFLLNLALSDLGSICTTVPKAMHNSLWNTRNISYKGCATQVFFLIFFIGAEYFLLTTMCYDRYVSICKPLHYGTLLGSRACAHMAAAAWASAFLNALMHMANTFSLPLCHGNALGQFFCEIPQILKLSCSESHLRELGLMAVSAFLGLGCFVFIVFSYVQIFRAVLRIPSEQGRHKAFSTCLPHLVVVSLFVSTVMFAYLKPPSIFSPSLDLALSVLYSLVPPTLNPLIYSLRNQELKAAVWRLMTGFRNIKKLANICK is encoded by the coding sequence atgtccaacagcagctgcatcaggcacttcctcctgctggcattggaaGACacgtggcagctgcagctcctgcacttctgcctcttgctgggcatctccctggctgccctcctgggcaacggcctcatcatcagcgccgtagcctgcggccaccacctgcacacgcccatgttcttcttcctgctcaacctggccctcagcgacctgggctccatctgcaccactgtccccaaagccatgcacaattccctctggaacACCAGGAACATCTCCTACAAAGGATGTGCTactcaggtttttttcctgatcttCTTCATTGGAGCAGAATATTTTCTCCTCACTACTATGTGCtatgaccgctacgtgtccatctgcaaacccctgcactacgggaccctcctgggcagcagagcttgtgcccacatggcagcagctgcctgggccagtgcctttctcaatgctctcatgcacatggccaatacattttccctgcccctgtgccatggcaatgccctgggccagttcttctgtgaaatcccacagatcctcaagctctcctgctcagaatcccacctcagggaacttgggctcatGGCTGTCAGTGCCTTTTTAGGGCTCGGTTgctttgtgttcattgttttctcttatgtgcagatcttcagggctgtgctgaggatcccctctgagcagggacggcacaaagccttttccacctgcctccctcacctggtcgtggtctccctgtttgtcagcactgtcatgtttgcctacctgaagcccccctccatcttctccccatccctggatctggccctgtcagttctgtactcactGGTGCCTCCaaccctgaaccccctcatctacagcctgaggaaccaggagctcaaggctgcagtgtggagactgatgactggtttcagaaacattaaaaagcTAGCGAATATTTGTAAATAG